The following are encoded together in the Babylonia areolata isolate BAREFJ2019XMU chromosome 30, ASM4173473v1, whole genome shotgun sequence genome:
- the LOC143275599 gene encoding uncharacterized protein LOC143275599, producing ERKKERRKGRKKERKKERKKERKKERRKESYTEEVNVDKGYDSNNGGKDRKKKKKKMKRTTYKKTMMMDIITISTTRTMA from the exons gaaagaaagaaggaaagaaggaagggaaggaagaaagaaagaaagaaggaaagaaagaaagaaagaaagaaggaaagaaggaaggaa tcttatactgaagaggtgaatgttgacaaaggat atgatagcaataatggGGGAaaagataggaagaagaagaagaagaagatgaagaggacgACGTacaagaagacgatgatgatggatatAATAACGATTAGCACGACGAGGACGATGGCATGA